In Terriglobia bacterium, the following are encoded in one genomic region:
- a CDS encoding DUF190 domain-containing protein produces MLAKGPAKKVTIYVNEETRYQTGPLYEAILTLLLHKGVAGATATRAIAGFGAQQLVHTAEIEELTQHLPIRIEFVEAAAKVDEILPTLYDMVSDGLIEVHDTIVVKAAMKERRTEPKHPHAKQQGKAKLMRIYLGEADQWKGEPLYQAIVKQLRMLEISGATVHRGILGYGAKGHAHKQSFWHLSRDLPIMIAIVDTEEKLNQAVEVLGAMIEDGLIVVSDVDVIRFVHSQSLAEVPDASRPAS; encoded by the coding sequence ATGCTTGCTAAAGGTCCCGCGAAGAAGGTAACGATCTACGTCAACGAAGAAACTCGATATCAGACCGGCCCGCTCTACGAAGCCATTCTGACCCTTTTGCTGCACAAAGGGGTAGCAGGCGCCACCGCCACGCGAGCGATTGCGGGCTTTGGCGCCCAGCAGCTCGTTCACACGGCCGAAATCGAGGAGCTCACACAGCACCTTCCGATTCGCATCGAGTTTGTCGAGGCTGCTGCCAAAGTCGACGAGATCCTCCCCACGCTCTATGACATGGTCAGCGACGGCCTGATTGAGGTGCACGACACCATTGTGGTGAAAGCCGCCATGAAGGAGAGGAGAACGGAGCCGAAACATCCGCATGCGAAGCAGCAAGGCAAAGCCAAATTGATGCGCATTTATCTGGGAGAGGCCGATCAGTGGAAGGGTGAGCCCCTCTACCAGGCCATCGTCAAGCAATTACGCATGCTGGAGATCTCCGGCGCCACGGTCCATCGTGGCATCCTGGGTTACGGCGCCAAGGGCCATGCCCACAAGCAGAGTTTCTGGCATCTTTCACGCGATCTTCCCATCATGATCGCCATTGTCGACACGGAAGAAAAACTGAATCAAGCTGTTGAGGTGCTTGGGGCCATGATCGAGGACGGACTGATCGTTGTCTCCGATGTGGATGTCATCCGCTTTGTCCATAGCCAGTCCCTGGCGGAGGTGCCCGATGCAAGCCGGCCGGCCAGCTAA
- a CDS encoding site-specific integrase: MKVIKVGERGDGFIYQRPGSRFWWCAYMLHGVQERETTNEAEENKAKKYLRDRLKQVHADEIGARKFVGPSAEKVTVNELLDDLEANFKIRDKFRPQVKSRFKFMRGDIGELQAKSLTERDIDRWIERLKNTCNRLHHIPEERRPLHHCNEKCKRLAPATINQYTQLLGQALTHGRRKIGEVPKITKLKVDNARQGFFEYGEFLDVLRFLPEELRDYTHFDYLCGWRKGEVSNLQWTMIDYDARLLKLPGCFSKNGKPRKIPLRGELWEIIKRRWQQRKLQMPSGETFLVPYVFYRKHGRGIPGAWFKIGEFRKAWKRACQDAKVPDKIFHDFRRTAARNLVRAGVSEKVAMLITGHRSRSVFDRYNITSDDDLIDAVEKVSAHVSKLAEKDAKRRDEAARFQGAAPDLILRLLNKMDCCRFLFYNC, encoded by the coding sequence GTGAAAGTCATCAAAGTCGGTGAACGAGGCGACGGATTCATATACCAGCGTCCTGGAAGCCGGTTTTGGTGGTGCGCCTATATGCTGCATGGTGTGCAGGAGCGCGAAACGACGAATGAAGCGGAGGAAAACAAGGCGAAAAAGTATCTGCGCGATCGCCTCAAGCAGGTGCACGCCGACGAGATCGGCGCCCGGAAGTTTGTCGGGCCCTCTGCCGAGAAGGTGACGGTAAACGAGTTGCTCGACGACCTGGAGGCAAATTTTAAGATCCGGGATAAGTTCCGGCCACAGGTTAAGTCTCGTTTCAAATTTATGCGCGGCGACATAGGAGAGCTCCAGGCGAAGAGCCTTACGGAACGGGATATCGACAGGTGGATTGAACGGTTGAAAAATACCTGCAACCGGCTCCATCACATCCCGGAAGAGAGAAGGCCGCTCCATCACTGCAATGAAAAATGCAAGAGACTCGCGCCGGCCACGATCAACCAATACACGCAGCTACTCGGGCAGGCACTGACTCACGGCCGCAGAAAGATCGGAGAAGTGCCAAAGATCACCAAGCTGAAAGTGGACAACGCACGACAGGGTTTCTTTGAATATGGCGAGTTTCTCGACGTGCTTCGGTTCCTGCCGGAAGAGCTCAGAGATTACACGCACTTCGATTACCTGTGCGGCTGGCGCAAAGGCGAGGTCAGCAATCTGCAGTGGACGATGATCGATTACGACGCGAGGTTATTGAAACTGCCGGGATGCTTTTCCAAGAACGGCAAGCCGAGGAAGATTCCGTTGCGGGGTGAGCTGTGGGAAATCATCAAGAGGCGGTGGCAGCAGCGCAAGCTTCAGATGCCGAGCGGAGAAACATTCCTTGTCCCATATGTTTTTTATCGGAAACATGGCCGCGGCATTCCGGGGGCGTGGTTTAAGATTGGCGAGTTCAGAAAAGCATGGAAGCGTGCCTGCCAGGATGCAAAAGTTCCCGACAAGATCTTCCATGATTTCAGGCGAACGGCAGCGCGGAACCTCGTGCGTGCCGGCGTCAGTGAGAAGGTAGCGATGCTGATCACTGGGCATCGGTCGCGCTCGGTTTTCGATCGATACAACATTACATCCGACGATGACCTGATCGACGCCGTCGAGAAGGTCAGCGCGCATGTCTCGAAACTGGCTGAAAAGGATGCGAAGCGGCGGGACGAGGCGGCAAGATTCCAGGGTGCGGCTCCGGATCTTATTCTCCGATTGTTAAATAAGATGGATTGTTGTCGATTCTTATTTTACAATTGTTGA
- a CDS encoding Fic family protein: protein MRSGVFVKQASGYRAFIPKPLPPDPPVQVDSEMVHLLSEADLAMGRLDGITSTLPNPDLFVGMYVRQEAVLSSQIEGTQSTLEDVLQFEIDASGEAVPKDVSDVVNYVRAMNHGLDRLDKLPLSLRLIREIHAELLRGARGSTRQPGEFRKTQNWIGPAGCNLTTASFVPPPVPEMKEALGDLEKFLHLEGEMPALIHCGLAHAQFETIHPFLDGNGRVGRLLITFLLCQRRILSRPLLYLSLYLKQHRAQYYDRLMAVRADGDWEGWLKFFLRGVAEVSVSAADTARKILGLREDGRKIFLKHFRNSTLAQRFFDFLFEQPMFNVRMVEKHLECSFAKANQLVVQVEAYGLLKETTGWQRNRRYKFSPYLALFEGSSPAPDETAEEDSD from the coding sequence ATGAGATCTGGCGTTTTTGTAAAACAAGCTAGCGGCTACCGCGCCTTCATTCCGAAGCCGTTGCCCCCGGATCCACCCGTTCAGGTGGACTCGGAGATGGTGCACCTCCTCTCTGAAGCTGACCTGGCCATGGGACGTTTGGATGGGATCACCTCCACGCTCCCAAATCCGGATCTCTTTGTTGGCATGTACGTTCGACAGGAGGCCGTGCTCAGCTCGCAGATCGAGGGGACTCAGAGCACGCTGGAGGATGTTCTTCAGTTTGAGATCGACGCAAGTGGCGAGGCTGTGCCGAAGGATGTCTCGGATGTGGTCAACTACGTTCGAGCCATGAATCACGGATTGGATCGGCTCGACAAGTTGCCGCTCAGTCTCCGTCTGATCCGGGAGATCCATGCCGAATTGCTTCGTGGCGCTCGGGGGAGCACCCGGCAGCCTGGTGAATTTCGCAAAACCCAAAATTGGATTGGGCCAGCGGGCTGCAATCTGACGACCGCCTCCTTTGTCCCGCCTCCGGTCCCGGAGATGAAGGAAGCGCTCGGCGATTTAGAGAAGTTTCTGCATCTTGAAGGCGAGATGCCGGCATTGATTCACTGTGGACTTGCTCATGCCCAGTTTGAAACCATTCACCCATTTCTCGATGGCAACGGCAGAGTGGGGCGCCTCTTAATTACGTTTTTGCTTTGCCAACGACGAATTCTGTCTCGTCCGCTGCTGTACCTGAGCCTGTACTTGAAGCAGCATCGCGCGCAGTACTACGACCGGCTCATGGCAGTGCGCGCCGATGGAGATTGGGAAGGCTGGCTGAAATTCTTCCTTCGCGGCGTTGCGGAAGTCAGCGTGTCGGCCGCCGACACGGCGCGCAAGATTCTCGGTCTTCGCGAAGATGGCCGTAAGATCTTCTTAAAGCATTTCCGGAATTCCACGCTGGCTCAGCGCTTCTTTGATTTTCTATTTGAACAACCGATGTTCAACGTCCGGATGGTGGAGAAGCATTTGGAATGTTCCTTTGCAAAGGCGAATCAGCTTGTAGTTCAGGTTGAAGCCTATGGACTGCTAAAGGAAACCACCGGCTGGCAGCGAAACCGAAGATACAAATTTTCGCCTTACCTTGCATTGTTCGAAGGAAGTTCACCTGCTCCAGATGAAACAGCAGAGGAAGATTCTGACTGA
- a CDS encoding P-II family nitrogen regulator: MEFAKVTAIIRNEMVENVEVALEKAGVSGFTVTNVKGVGEWEKKFSFFAGPSTHCKIEIFTEENRAEQIAGVIMDAAHTGSVGDGLVAVLPVHKVFRIRTKTLAKSGEV; the protein is encoded by the coding sequence ATGGAGTTCGCGAAAGTGACTGCAATTATACGCAATGAAATGGTCGAGAATGTAGAAGTGGCACTGGAGAAGGCGGGTGTCAGCGGGTTCACAGTTACCAACGTGAAAGGCGTGGGGGAGTGGGAAAAGAAATTCTCCTTCTTTGCCGGACCATCCACACATTGCAAGATAGAAATCTTCACCGAAGAAAATCGCGCGGAACAGATCGCCGGCGTGATCATGGACGCGGCGCACACCGGCTCAGTCGGCGACGGACTTGTAGCGGTATTGCCGGTGCACAAGGTCTTCCGGATTCGGACCAAGACCCTCGCAAAATCCGGCGAAGTTTAG
- a CDS encoding metallophosphatase family protein has product MRYLILTDIHANIDAIEAIDESYDRLLVLGDLVDYGTAPEEVVRWVKDRDPRAVSGNHDFAMATGADCRSSPISYELSVATRAHFRPLLSQDSIDFLRNLEMYLTLDVEGSRIHLVHATPRNPLYAYLSGDAAESEWRAAVGDLADKEEWLFLGHTHKPFRRRIGRLTIVNPGSLGMPVDGDPRGCYAVWQDGDVQLKRMPYDVERAVERLRLSGLPEDVATKMSAVLRFAGRVG; this is encoded by the coding sequence ATGCGTTACTTAATCTTAACCGACATTCACGCGAATATTGATGCCATCGAAGCAATTGACGAATCCTACGACCGGTTGCTCGTGCTCGGCGATCTCGTCGATTACGGCACCGCGCCTGAAGAGGTTGTTCGTTGGGTGAAGGACCGGGATCCACGTGCCGTCAGCGGCAATCATGATTTTGCGATGGCAACCGGCGCGGATTGCCGCAGTTCGCCGATCTCCTACGAACTCTCCGTGGCCACCCGCGCTCACTTCCGCCCCTTGCTCAGCCAGGATTCCATAGATTTCCTGCGCAATCTGGAGATGTATCTCACTCTCGACGTGGAAGGAAGCCGCATTCATCTCGTACACGCCACGCCGCGCAATCCTCTTTATGCATACCTCAGCGGCGACGCTGCCGAATCAGAGTGGCGCGCGGCCGTCGGGGATTTAGCCGACAAGGAAGAGTGGCTTTTCCTCGGGCACACGCATAAGCCATTCCGTCGCCGCATCGGTCGCCTCACGATTGTCAATCCTGGAAGCTTGGGAATGCCCGTGGACGGTGACCCGCGCGGGTGTTATGCGGTTTGGCAGGATGGCGACGTGCAGCTCAAGCGCATGCCTTATGATGTCGAGCGCGCTGTCGAGCGTCTGCGCCTGAGCGGCCTTCCCGAGGACGTCGCAACAAAGATGTCCGCGGTGCTGCGCTTCGCCGGCCGTGTGGGTTGA
- a CDS encoding universal stress protein, with protein MFDKILIAHDGSEGAQNAFDAALQIAVQFEVDLHMVSVEENLPRFAEDVEEVRGEKERADEYFKPLAEHCKGRAALKGKTLHTNIIAGHGVKAIVEFVRQGGYDLLVVGYTGHSKIYDHIWGGTSQNLTRLAPCSVLVVK; from the coding sequence ATGTTTGACAAGATACTCATCGCCCACGATGGTTCGGAAGGGGCGCAGAATGCGTTTGATGCCGCTCTGCAGATTGCGGTGCAATTCGAAGTCGATCTCCACATGGTTAGTGTTGAAGAAAACCTGCCGCGATTCGCCGAGGATGTGGAAGAGGTCAGGGGTGAAAAAGAAAGAGCGGACGAATATTTCAAGCCCCTTGCAGAGCACTGTAAGGGTCGTGCCGCTCTCAAGGGCAAGACGCTGCACACCAATATCATTGCAGGTCACGGGGTGAAGGCCATCGTCGAATTCGTCCGTCAGGGTGGTTACGACCTTCTTGTGGTCGGCTATACAGGACACTCGAAGATCTACGACCATATCTGGGGCGGCACCTCCCAGAATCTTACCCGGCTGGCTCCATGCAGCGTCCTCGTGGTCAAGTAG
- the chrA gene encoding chromate efflux transporter → MVAYIGKMAVEKKCWMSRRAFMDGVALCQLIPGATAMQTSAYVGLKAHGVMGAAASFVGFGFPAFLLMMAFSAVYVHAHNLPVVVSTFQGLRAIIVAIVANATLMFGRNSLKNGRDVIIAVVAALIFGLGVNPIIILPIAAILGLARNVNPPPPPPTDCSADRLRLPFAFLVLLTAGATGFTLLFLFQRKFFDLAALMSTIDLFAFGGGFASVPLMFHQIVHVRGWLDGPTFLNGIVLGQITPGPIVITATFVGYALYGFWGGLLATIGVFLPSFLLVVGIAPYSSRIFASFYLSRAFGGVLCSFVGLLLTVTFRFALNVHWSLIHILLSAAAFIALLLDVDILWVVLGGTLISIIMA, encoded by the coding sequence ATGGTTGCCTATATTGGCAAGATGGCGGTGGAGAAAAAATGCTGGATGAGCAGGCGCGCTTTTATGGATGGCGTAGCTCTCTGCCAACTGATACCCGGCGCGACTGCAATGCAAACATCGGCCTATGTGGGTTTGAAAGCACATGGAGTGATGGGTGCAGCCGCGAGCTTCGTTGGATTCGGTTTCCCGGCTTTTCTGCTCATGATGGCGTTTTCTGCTGTTTATGTGCACGCACACAACCTGCCTGTCGTGGTGTCAACGTTCCAGGGGCTTCGGGCGATAATCGTTGCCATTGTCGCAAATGCTACTTTGATGTTTGGCAGGAATTCGCTGAAGAACGGGCGAGACGTCATCATTGCCGTGGTGGCTGCGCTCATATTTGGGCTTGGAGTCAATCCAATTATTATACTCCCGATCGCTGCAATCCTGGGACTCGCACGCAATGTGAATCCGCCACCACCGCCCCCGACTGACTGTTCGGCCGACAGGTTGCGCTTGCCCTTTGCATTTTTGGTCCTCCTCACCGCCGGCGCCACGGGATTCACCCTGCTGTTTCTATTTCAACGGAAGTTTTTCGACCTCGCTGCGCTGATGTCTACCATCGACCTGTTCGCCTTCGGGGGTGGTTTTGCATCTGTTCCCCTTATGTTCCATCAGATCGTCCATGTGCGGGGCTGGCTGGACGGTCCGACATTTCTGAATGGAATTGTGCTGGGACAGATTACCCCGGGTCCAATCGTGATCACTGCAACCTTCGTGGGCTATGCTTTATACGGTTTTTGGGGAGGACTGCTGGCCACGATCGGTGTATTTCTGCCTTCTTTCCTGCTGGTTGTTGGGATCGCGCCTTACAGCAGCAGAATTTTCGCTTCGTTCTATCTCAGCAGGGCATTCGGCGGCGTCCTATGTTCTTTCGTGGGACTTCTGCTAACGGTCACTTTCCGCTTTGCCTTGAACGTTCACTGGAGTCTCATTCACATTCTCCTCAGTGCCGCTGCCTTCATTGCTTTACTCTTGGATGTCGATATCCTCTGGGTAGTCTTGGGGGGGACGTTGATCTCGATCATCATGGCATAG
- a CDS encoding integrase core domain-containing protein — protein sequence MILIILRLLSLVCAAFRLRSNLALENLALRQQLAIMKRRHPRPRLRRSDRVFWLLLSRTWSRWRETLVIVKPETVVRWHRKRFASYWTRLSRSSRPGRPGKDREIRELIRRIANANILWGAPRVHGELLKLGIDISERTVSRWMPRRRKPPSQTWRTFLDNHIGELVSIDFLTVPTATFRVLFVLVVLAHDRRRIVHFNVTEHPTAEWTSQQMVEAFGDGKVPRFMIRDRDAVYGLTFRERVKSLGIEEVVIAPHSPWQSPYVERVIETLRRECLDHVVVLGEAHLRRIVRSYVGYYHGVRTHLALKKDAPEPRTAQPPEKGKVVEFPEVGGLHHRYERSAA from the coding sequence ATGATTTTGATAATTCTTCGCCTGCTTTCTCTGGTTTGTGCTGCCTTTCGGCTCCGCTCCAATCTGGCTCTCGAAAACCTCGCCCTTCGCCAGCAACTCGCGATCATGAAGCGACGGCATCCACGACCGAGGCTTCGAAGGTCAGATCGAGTCTTCTGGCTGCTCTTGTCGCGCACCTGGTCTCGCTGGAGGGAGACGTTGGTCATCGTGAAGCCCGAAACCGTCGTCCGCTGGCATCGAAAGAGATTCGCGTCGTACTGGACCCGCTTGTCGCGGAGCAGCCGTCCCGGTCGGCCAGGGAAGGATCGTGAGATCCGGGAACTGATTCGGAGGATCGCGAATGCCAACATCCTGTGGGGTGCGCCGCGGGTGCACGGCGAACTCCTGAAACTCGGAATCGACATCTCAGAGCGAACGGTCTCGCGGTGGATGCCGAGACGGAGAAAACCGCCCTCGCAGACCTGGAGAACATTCCTGGACAACCATATCGGTGAACTGGTCTCGATCGATTTCTTAACCGTCCCTACGGCCACGTTCCGCGTACTGTTCGTCCTCGTCGTACTCGCGCATGATCGACGCAGGATCGTCCACTTCAACGTGACCGAGCACCCGACGGCCGAGTGGACATCGCAGCAGATGGTGGAAGCGTTCGGCGACGGAAAGGTGCCGCGCTTCATGATTCGTGACCGGGATGCGGTCTACGGCTTGACGTTCCGGGAACGAGTGAAGTCTCTCGGTATTGAGGAGGTGGTCATTGCGCCGCACAGTCCCTGGCAGAGTCCGTACGTGGAGCGCGTAATCGAAACCCTGCGCAGGGAGTGCCTCGATCATGTCGTCGTGCTCGGAGAAGCGCATCTGCGACGAATTGTGCGATCCTACGTGGGCTACTACCACGGGGTGAGAACGCATTTGGCCCTGAAAAAGGATGCACCCGAGCCGCGGACGGCACAGCCGCCGGAGAAAGGGAAGGTGGTCGAATTTCCGGAAGTCGGCGGTCTCCATCACCGTTACGAGAGAAGCGCGGCATAG
- the def gene encoding peptide deformylase produces the protein MLMPILKYGAPELKALNKPVDSFNGELEKIAISMIETMYAASGVGLAAPQVGINICLTTVDTSVGEEAGRLIVICNPEIVSAEGEQKNEEGCLSIPDFTSYIVRPSKITLRGQDTHGAEIRIEAVGLMARCLSHEIDHLHGVLFIDHLSALKRSLIKNKIKKLAKSGEW, from the coding sequence ATGTTGATGCCCATCCTCAAATACGGAGCCCCGGAGTTGAAAGCCCTCAACAAGCCGGTGGACAGTTTTAACGGCGAACTGGAGAAAATCGCTATAAGCATGATTGAGACGATGTACGCCGCGTCAGGCGTTGGTCTTGCCGCGCCACAGGTGGGCATCAATATCTGCCTTACCACGGTGGACACTTCCGTTGGAGAGGAAGCCGGCCGGTTGATCGTGATTTGCAATCCGGAAATCGTATCGGCCGAAGGCGAACAAAAAAACGAGGAAGGTTGCCTCAGCATTCCCGATTTCACCAGTTACATCGTGCGTCCCAGCAAGATTACTCTGCGGGGGCAGGATACCCACGGTGCCGAAATCAGGATTGAGGCGGTTGGCCTGATGGCGCGGTGCTTAAGTCATGAGATTGATCACTTACATGGGGTTCTTTTCATCGATCATTTGAGCGCACTGAAAAGAAGCCTGATCAAAAACAAAATCAAGAAGCTGGCAAAGTCGGGCGAGTGGTAA
- a CDS encoding cation:proton antiporter — protein MGDVWFLAALWLSLALVATFFSIRFRISTALTEIVIGTAAQLILGTFIGAAVLGANAPWIAFLAGAGAIVLTFLAGAELDPSIFRTKWKEASAVGLVGFFAPFLGATAVAHFVLGWSVRSSWLGGIALSTTSVAVVYAVMLELGFNQTSLGKGILAACFINDLGTVIGLGLIFSPFTMRTLIFIGMSLVVFILLPFVTPWLFDRFGGRVSELEAKWILLLLFGLGGLAAWAGSEAVLPAYILGIVLASTIGKDHMLVRRLRTMTFGLLTPFYFIRAGSLVSIPALIAAPMVFFVLLLAKMISKMAALVPTVRAFNYLGHEGLYYSLMMSTGLTFGTISALFGLNHGIINQGQYSHLVAAVIGSAVIPTAIANAYFMPTHLLPQANKAADSSARMDEQTSEEVV, from the coding sequence ATGGGAGATGTGTGGTTTCTCGCGGCGCTCTGGCTTAGCCTGGCTTTGGTAGCGACATTTTTTTCAATCCGATTCCGTATCTCCACCGCTCTTACCGAGATCGTTATCGGGACGGCCGCGCAGTTGATCCTGGGCACCTTCATAGGAGCCGCAGTACTCGGCGCCAACGCCCCCTGGATCGCCTTCTTGGCCGGCGCCGGCGCGATCGTATTGACGTTCCTTGCGGGAGCGGAACTTGACCCTTCGATTTTTCGCACCAAGTGGAAAGAAGCCTCTGCCGTTGGTTTGGTCGGCTTTTTTGCGCCGTTTCTAGGGGCGACAGCCGTTGCTCACTTCGTGCTGGGATGGTCTGTACGATCGAGCTGGCTCGGTGGCATCGCCTTGTCGACAACGTCCGTGGCGGTTGTCTATGCCGTGATGCTCGAGCTCGGTTTCAACCAGACCAGTCTTGGCAAGGGCATTCTGGCCGCCTGCTTTATCAACGACCTGGGAACGGTGATCGGGCTGGGATTGATTTTCTCACCCTTCACGATGCGCACGTTGATTTTTATCGGGATGAGCCTGGTCGTTTTCATCCTGTTGCCATTCGTGACCCCCTGGTTGTTTGACCGCTTTGGCGGGAGGGTTTCGGAACTGGAGGCAAAGTGGATCTTGCTTCTCCTGTTCGGGCTTGGCGGCCTTGCCGCTTGGGCAGGAAGCGAGGCCGTGCTCCCTGCCTATATCCTCGGAATTGTGCTTGCCAGTACCATTGGAAAAGACCATATGCTGGTCCGTCGCCTGCGCACGATGACGTTCGGGCTGCTGACTCCGTTTTACTTCATCAGGGCAGGCTCCCTGGTTTCGATCCCCGCCCTGATTGCGGCGCCCATGGTATTTTTCGTCTTGCTTCTGGCGAAGATGATTTCCAAGATGGCTGCCCTGGTGCCAACCGTGCGCGCGTTCAACTATCTCGGGCACGAAGGTCTGTATTATTCTCTTATGATGTCAACTGGCCTGACGTTTGGAACCATTTCCGCTTTGTTTGGCCTGAACCACGGCATCATCAACCAGGGCCAATACTCTCATCTGGTCGCTGCGGTCATCGGGAGCGCCGTCATCCCAACAGCAATTGCCAATGCCTATTTCATGCCCACACATCTGCTGCCGCAGGCAAATAAAGCGGCGGATTCCAGTGCGCGCATGGATGAGCAGACCTCGGAGGAGGTGGTGTAA
- a CDS encoding MFS transporter: MDPSVRGKAFGFHRFGDTLGAIVGPLLGVWLLEIWQPHALLDPSAPFRNIFLITLIPGILSALVFAVMTVEKRRAANHQLEFWGTVRSLPSNFRRFLLGVGMFGLGDFAPTLLILAATQLLKPEFGIARAAQLAGLMYVARNLTYALASFPIGAMSDRMSRIVLLALGYFLAVLTIGGFALAFLLGWTSLPYLFLLFALAGVFIAAEDTLESAITADFIPTETRGIGMGVLGTVNGIGDFGASVIVGLLWTAMSPAAAFGFAAVVMLVGSVVLVGVHREN; the protein is encoded by the coding sequence GTGGATCCTTCGGTTCGGGGTAAGGCATTCGGATTTCACCGTTTTGGAGACACGCTTGGCGCAATAGTCGGCCCGCTGCTCGGAGTCTGGCTCCTTGAGATCTGGCAGCCGCATGCGCTGCTCGATCCGTCCGCGCCGTTCCGCAACATCTTTCTGATTACTCTCATCCCCGGCATTCTCTCCGCATTAGTGTTTGCCGTGATGACGGTTGAGAAGCGCCGCGCTGCCAACCATCAATTAGAGTTCTGGGGAACCGTCCGATCCCTGCCGAGCAATTTCAGACGTTTCCTTCTCGGTGTGGGGATGTTTGGTCTTGGCGACTTCGCACCGACACTCCTCATCCTTGCCGCAACGCAGTTGCTGAAGCCTGAGTTTGGAATTGCGCGCGCCGCACAGCTTGCCGGTCTGATGTACGTGGCGCGAAACCTTACCTACGCGCTGGCTTCGTTCCCCATTGGAGCCATGAGCGATCGGATGAGCCGGATCGTGTTGCTTGCTCTGGGATACTTTCTTGCCGTGCTGACGATCGGCGGGTTTGCGCTTGCATTTCTGCTAGGTTGGACAAGCTTGCCCTACCTCTTCTTGCTTTTCGCTCTCGCCGGCGTCTTCATCGCGGCAGAAGATACGCTCGAAAGCGCAATCACCGCGGATTTCATTCCGACGGAAACCCGTGGCATCGGCATGGGGGTGTTGGGGACGGTCAACGGCATAGGTGATTTCGGCGCCAGCGTCATCGTGGGGTTGTTGTGGACTGCCATGTCACCGGCTGCCGCATTTGGATTTGCGGCTGTGGTGATGCTTGTTGGCTCGGTGGTCCTTGTCGGTGTGCATAGGGAAAACTGA
- a CDS encoding DUF190 domain-containing protein: protein MQAGRPAKLLRFHLCEQDQYQRKALYEVIVEKCRALGIAGATVFRGLEGFGESAEIHRAHLIAKNLPVVVTIVDSEENTRRLLSALEGIVDTGLIAMSDVEVIRIQKAKGGSDV, encoded by the coding sequence ATGCAAGCCGGCCGGCCAGCTAAGCTCCTGCGGTTTCACCTTTGTGAACAGGACCAATACCAGCGCAAGGCACTCTATGAGGTGATCGTGGAGAAGTGCCGGGCACTCGGAATCGCGGGCGCCACGGTGTTCCGCGGTTTGGAGGGTTTCGGGGAATCGGCCGAAATCCATCGGGCGCATCTGATCGCGAAAAACCTTCCGGTGGTTGTGACGATCGTGGATTCGGAGGAAAACACCCGGCGCCTTCTCTCGGCTCTGGAAGGGATCGTGGACACCGGGCTCATCGCCATGTCCGATGTCGAGGTCATCCGAATCCAAAAGGCCAAAGGAGGAAGCGATGTTTGA